The Bemisia tabaci chromosome 5, PGI_BMITA_v3 genome includes a window with the following:
- the LOC140224610 gene encoding uncharacterized protein — protein sequence MTHYHGPANMKIDNVNDYELAGQLIAMSLLQEGPGPNFFSSDLYNGVISGDIENVLPESIRNPMASKDLATLMSASTIEELREAVLLETAIQAGVTSYPTGLPQKEAIVQRWTLSLRLGRGTSSTQPSSGPPAPFAGQAITSKLASGSEALAQQIGFPSLSAMGGV from the exons atgacccattaTCATGGGCCAGCAAATATGAAAATAGATAATGTTAATGACTATGAATTGGCGGGTCAATTAATTGCCATGTCACTGCTTCAGGAAGGACCAGGGCCCAACTTCTTTTCATCGGACCTCTATAATGGAGTAATATCAGGTGACATCGAAAACGTGCTTCCTGAATCAATCAGGAACCCAATGGCTTCGAAAGATCTTGCAACTCTAATGAGTGCTTCAACGATTGAAGAATTGAGGGAAGCAGTGCTGCTGGAAACGGCAATTCAGGCAGGAGTAACCTCATATCCTACGGGTCTTCCTCAAAAGGAGGCTATTGTTCAGC GATGGACCCTCTCCCTCCGATTGGGGCGTGGGACGAGCTCCACGCAGCCGTCGAGCGGCCCTCCTGCCCCCTTTGCGGGCCAGGCCATTACCTCGAAACTTGCGAGCGGTTCCGAGGCCTTAGCCCAGCAAATAGGCTTTCCTTCATTATCGGCAATGGGCGGTGTGTGA